The nucleotide sequence GGGCGCTGTGAAAGCCGCCGTTCGCCCGGCCTCCGTCCGCCCGTCCGCCGCGGAGGGGCCGCGCTTCCAGGAGATCCTGGACGCGCTGCGCGCCGACATCGCGGACGGGCGGGTCGGGGTCGGCGAACGGCTGCCGACCGAGCAGGAGCTGTGCCTGCGCTTCTCCGCCAGCCGCTACACGGTGCGGGAGGCGCTGCGCCGGCTCCAGGATCTCGGGCTGATCGCGCGCCGCCAGGGCTCGGGGTCGGTGGTGACCGCCGCCCGCCCCGACGGGCGGTTCCACAACACGCTGTCCAGCCTCGCGGAGATCGGGCAGTACGCCTCCTCCACCCGGCTGGAGGTGCTGGCGGTGGAGAAGATCCTGGTGGAGGGGCGGACGGCGGAGCTGCTGCGCTCCCCGCCGGACACGCCCTGGGTCCGGGTGGTGGCGCTGCGCCGCCAGCCGGGGGAGCGGACTCCGCTCTGCTACACCGAGGTGTTCCTGCCCGCCGCCTTCGACGACGTGGCCCAGGCCATCGGCACCTTTCCGGTCGCCGTCTACGCGGTGCTGGAAAGCCGCTACGGCCTGCGCATCGAGGAGGTCGTGCAGTCCATCGAGGCCACCTCGGCGGACGCCAACCTGGCGTCGCGCCTGTCGGTGGAGGTCGGCACCCCGATCCTCGTGGTGATCCGCCATTATCTGGACGCCGAAGGAAACGCGCTGGAGGTTGCGGTCAGCAGCCACGCGGCCGGACGATACCGCTATGAAATGACGCTGCAACGATCCGGGTAAAAGGGGGCGCCGAAGCCCCTGCCCGCGGCGAACGGCCGGAAGAGCCGCGCGGGGACAGCACCGGAAGGGAGGGAAGGAATGACGGAAAACCTCATCGGGGACGCCGCGGCTTGCGCGCGGACCCTGGCCAGGATTCAGGGGGTGACCCTGGACGAGGCCGACGCCGCCCTGTGCGGTCGCCTGCTGGCCGCCGTGCCGGGCATCCTGGCGGCGGCGCATCCCGGCGGCTCGCTGTTCGACGTGCCGCTGGGCGCCCACGCCGCGCTGGCCCACACCGCGCTGGCGGCTGGACGCATTGCCGGGGAGCGGGCATGACCGACCCCACATCGCTGACCCTGACGGACGCCGCGAGGGCGGTCCGCGACGGCGCGCTGCGGGCGGAGGCCCTGGCGGATGCCTGTCTGGACCGCATCGCCCGGCTGAATCCGACGCTCAACGCCTTCCTGTCGGTCGAGCCGGAGGAGGCGCTGGCCGCCGCCCGCGCCGCCGACGCGGAGGCGCGGGCCGGGCGGCTGCGCGGGCCGCTGCACGGCGTGCCGCTGGCCCACAAGGACATGTTCTATCGCGCCGGCAAGCGCTGCACCTGCGGGTCCCCGACGATCCGCGGCGATTTCCGCCCCGAGCGGACGGCCACGGTGCTGGAGCGGCTGGACGCGGCGGGCGCGGTGACGCTCGGCACGCTGCACATGGCGGAGTTCGCCATGGGGCCGACCGGGCACAACGCCCATCTCGGGCGTTGCCGCAACCCCTGGGACCCGGAGCGCATCACCGGCGGTTCCTCCTCCGGCTCCGGGGCGGCGGTGGCGGGGCGGCTGGCCTTCGGCTCGCTGGGCTCGGACACCGGCGGGTCGGTGCGGCTTCCGGCGGCGCTGTGCGGCGTGGTCGGGCTGAAGCCGACGCAGGGGGCGACGCCGATGGACGGCGTGATGCCGCTGTCGGAAAGCCTGGACTGCGTCGGTCCGCTGGCGCGCAGCGCCGAGGACGCGGCGACGCTGTTCTCGGTCATCACCGGGCGGACGGACGCCGCGGACGCCATCGGCCAGGGGGTCGAGGGGCTGCGGCTGGGCATCCCGCGCCAGTTCTACTACGACGGCCTGGACCCCGCCGTGGCCGCCGCGCTGGAGCGGGCGCGGGCGGTGCTGGAGCGCGCCGGTGCCCGCGTCGTGGAGGTGGACATCCCCGACCACGAGCCCTACGGCGACCTCGCCAACCTCGTCTTCACGCCGGAGGCGGCGGCCGTCCATGCGCCCTGGCTGCGCGAGCGTCCGCAGGACTACGGCCCGCAGGTGCGCGCCCGGCTTCTCCAGGGGCTGATGGTGCCGGCGGCCTCCTACCTCCAGGCGAAGCAACTGCGCGCGCTTCATCTCCGGGCGATGATCGACGGCCCCTTCGCCCAGTGCGACGCGCTGTTCGTCCCCGCCCTGCGCAGCCGCGTGCCGACCGCCGCCCAGACCGACGTGGGGGCCGGGCCGGCGATGGCCGCGGTGGTCGCCGGGGTGGCGGCGCTGACCCGCCCGGTCTCCTACCTCGGCCTGCCGGCGCTCGTCACGCCCGCCGGATTCGATCCGGACGGGATGCCGATCGCCATGCAGCTCATCGCCCGCCCGCAGGCGGAAGCCACGCTGCTGCGCATCGCCGACGCCTACGAGCGCGCCGCCGGCTGGCTGCGCCGCGTCCCCCAGACACAGGCCTTCTCGTGAAGGGAGTTCCACCCATGCCGGGAACCGATTCAATGACGTCCGTGTCGCCGCACACCCAGGCGGCGGCGTCTCCGGCGGACGCCGCTTCGTCACCGGGCCGCGGCTTGCCGGGCTGGTGGAGCTTCATCGAGGACCGCATCCTCCTGAACGTCGCCACCATCCTGATGATGGCGGCCATCGGCTTCATGTTCTACGAGGCGTCCAGCCGCTCCCTCCTGTCGGAAAGCCATTGGTGGGCGGAGGAGCTTGTCCGCTTCCTGGTGGTGTGGAGCGTCCTGCTGTCGCTGGGCGTCGGCACGCGCCACGGCCATTACATCCGCATGGACCTGCTGCTGAACATGATGCCGCACCGGGTGCGGCTGGCCTTCGCCTGGCTCAACAGCCTGATCGGGCTGGCCTTCAGCGTGCTTCTGGTGATCGCCGGGTACCAGGAGGTCACGCATCTCCAGGCCATCGGCATGTTCACCGAGTCCAACCTCGACCTGCCGCTGTGGACGGTCCGGCTGGTGCTGCCGCTGGGCGGGGTGCTCTACGGCTTCGCCTTCGTCGGCAACATCATCCTGCTGCTGCGTGGCCACGACCCCGATCCGCCCGCCGAGGGCGAGAATCTCTGAGCGACGGCTGAAAAAGGGGAGGAAACACCATGACCACCATCATCGCCGTCGTCAGCCTGCTGTTCTTCGTGGCGGCGGGCGTGCACATCGCGCTGGCGCTGGGCGTCATCGCGGTCGGCCTGCTGACCTTCAACTTCAACATCCCGGTCGTCCTGGTTGCGCAGATGGCCTGGGATTCGGTCGACAAATACGCGCTGGTCTGCATCCCGTTCTTCATCTTCGCCGGCAACCTGATGTCGCGCGGCAACCTCGCGCTGGTCATCCTGGAACTGGTCGGGACGATCATCCGCTACTTCCGCGGCGGCATCGCGCTGGCGCTGGCCATGTCCAGCGTGTTCTTCGCGGCGGTCAACGGCTCGTCGGTGGCCTGCGCCGTGGCGCTCGGCCCGGCGGCGGTGAAGCTGATGCCGAAAGAGGGCTATCCGCCCCGCTTCGCCGCCTCGCTGGTGGCGGTCTGCGGCACGCTGGGTCTGATGATCCCGCCGTCGCTGACCTTCATCCTGATCGGCTCCATCGTCGGCCTGCCGATCACCGACCTGTTCATCGCCGGCATCGTGCCCGGCCTGTTCGAGGCGTTCCTGCTCGCCGTCACCACGCTGATCGTCAGCCGGCTCAAGGGCTACGGCCATGTCGGCGAGCGTCCGGACTGGAAGGGCTTCGGCCAGCGCCTGCCGGGTGCCGCCGGGGCGCTGATGATGCCGGTGCTCATCATCGGCACGATCTACATGGGCTGGTTCACCCCGACCGAGGTGTCGGCGCTGGCTGCCATCTACGCGGTCGTGCTGGTGACGGTGGTCTACCGCACCGCCAACCTCGTCGCGGTGTGGGAGACGGCGCGGGAGTCGGTGCTCCAGACCGTGATGATCTACGGCGTGCTGCTCGGCTCCGGCCTGCTGACCGCGGTGCTGACCCGCCTCGGCCTGTCCGCCGAGCTGACCGCGATGCTGAAGGAGGCCCAGGTCTCCCCCTTCGAATTCCTGCTGGCGGTCAACCTGCTGCTGCTCGTCATCGGCATGTTCCTGGACGGCGTGTCGATGATCGTGCTGCTGGCGCCGATCCTGTTCCCAATGGCGCAGGCGGTGGGGGTGAACCCGATCCACTTCGCCGTCATCATGACCGCGCTGGTGGAGGTGGCGACCCTGACCCCGCCGGTCGGCCTGAACCTGTTCGTGATGAGCCGCATCACCAAGATGCCGCTCCATTCCATCGTGAAGGGGGTGCTGCCCTTCTACGGGATGCGGGTGGTGGCGCTGGTCGCCATCAACGCCTTCCCGGCCCTGTCGCTGGTCCTGCTGACGTAAGCCGCCCCGCACGGATCATCCTCGTACGCCGGTTGCATCGGCGCCCCGGCTCGTCCATCTTCCGGCATCATGAGGGATGCGATGTCGGAAGAAGCGGACAGCCTGAAGGACAGCAGCGGCGCGGCGGAGCGGGCGGAAACCCCGCTCTACCAGGAGATCGTCCGCACTTTGCTGGAGGAGATCGACGCCGGCACCTACGCCGTCGGCGACCGCCTGCCGACCGAGCAGGAGCTGTGCAGCCGCTTCGCCGTCAGCCGCCACACGGTGCGCGAGGCGCTGCGCCGGCTTCAGGAGATGGGCTACATCCTGCGCCGCCAGGGATCGGGATCGGTCCTGGCGGCGCGCCGCGCCGACGGGCGCTTCGTCAATTCGATCAGTTCCCTGGACGAGCTGGTGCAGTACGCCACCTCGACCCGGCTGGAAATCCTCTCGGTGGACCGCATCATCGTGGAGGAGGAGCTGGCCGGCCGGCTGGGCTGCCGCCCGGACACGCAGTGGTTCCGCGTCAGCGCGCTGCGCCGCACCCGCGAGACGTCGGAGCCCTTCTCCTACGTCGAGGTCTACATCGACGCCGCCTTTTCCGACGTGGTGCGCAACCTGGAGGTGGTGCAGTACGCCATCTATACGGTGCTTGAGCAGCGCTACGGCGTCCGCATCGCCGAGGTGATGCAGGACATCGAGGCCGCCCCGGCCAGCCTGAACGTCGCCTCGCGCCTGCACGTCCCGCCGCAGTCGCCGATCCTCGTCATCACCCGCCGCTATTTCACCGACGACGGCCGTCTGGTGGAGATCGCCGTCAACACCCATCCGGGCGCCGGTTTCCGCTACACCATGTCCCTGCAGCGGCGCTGAGTTCGCCTCAGTCGCCGGCCGGGCAGCCGCCGCCGGGACGCGGCTGGCAGAGGTCCGCGTTGCCCTGGCAGCAATTCTCGGTGAGGAAGCCGAGCAGCGCCTGGAAGCGCCCGACATCGACGCTGTAGATGATCAGCCGGCCCTGGCGGCGCGACGCGACGAGCCCGGCGTTGCTCAATTGCGAGAGATGGAACGACAGGGTCGCCGGGGCGAGGCCCAGCCGCTCCGCCAGCACGCCCGCCGGCAGCCCGTCCGGCCCCTGCTGCACCAGTTCCCGGAACGCGGCCAGCCGGTGCTCCTGCGCCAGCGCTCCCAGCCCGGCGATGACATCCTTGACGTTCATGGGGCGCAGCCTATCGGACGGGCACCCCGCCAGCAAGCGCGCCGCCGGCCGCACACGAATTCACTCTTCCATATTTTGACAAATATGGAAATATGAGGGCCTCAACGGCCCTGGCGGACATCCCCATGACAGCCATCACCATCTACCACAACCCGGATTGCGGCACCTCGCGCAACACGCTGGCCCTGATCCGCAACAGCGGCGCCGAGCCGGCCGTCATCGAGTATCTGAAGACGCCGCCGAGCCGCGCTGAGCTTGCCGATCTCATCCGCCGCATGGGCGTGCCGGTGCGCGCCGTTCTGCGCGAGAAGGGCACGCCCTACGCGGAGCTTGGCCTGGACGATCCGACGCTCGATGACGACCGGATTCTCGACGCCATGATCGCCCACCCCATCCTCATCAACCGGCCGATCGTGGTGACGCCGCTCGGCGTGCGGCTGTGCCGCCCGTCCGAATTGGTCCTGGACATCCTCCCCGATCCGCAGCGCGGCGCCTTCGCCAAGGAGGACGGCGAGGCGGTGGTGGACGGCGCCGGCCGGCGCATCGGCCAGGCCCGGCGCGGGGACGGACCGGCATGACCGCCGACGTCCATCGGGAGCCGGCCCCCCGTCCGGCGATGGGCCTGTTCGAGCGCTACCTCAGCGTCTGGGTGGCCCTGTGCATCGTCGCGGGCATCGCGCTCGGCTCCGTGGCGCCGGGCCTGTTCCGGGCGATCGCGGCGGCGGAGCTGGCCCAGGTCAACCTGCCGGTGGCGGTGCTGATCTGGCTGATGATCGTGCCGATGCTGCTGAAGATCGACCTCGGCGCGCTGGGGCGGGTGAGGGAGCATTGGCGCGGCGTCGGCGTGACGCTGTTCATCAACTGGGCGGTCAAGCCCTTCTCCATGGCGCTCCTGGGCAGCCTGTTCATCGGCCATCTGTTCGCGCCGCTGCTGCCGCAGGACCAGATTCCCTCCTACATCGCCGGGCTGATCCTGCTGGCGGCGGCGCCCTGCACGGCCATGGTCTTCGTCTGGTCGAACCTGTGCGAGGGGGAGCCGCACTACACGCTGAGCCAGGTGGCGCTGAACGACCTCATCATGGTCTTCGCCTTCGCGCCGCTGGTCGGCCTGCTGCTCGGCGTCGCCTCGATCACCGTGCCGTGGGGCACGCTGCTGCTGTCGGTGCTGCTCTACATCGTCATCCCCGTGGTGGCGGCCCAGCTGTGGCGGCGCGCCCTGCTGGCGTCGGGCGGCGAGGGCGCGCTGCAACGGACGCTGGGCGTCCTTCAGCCGCTGTCGCTTCTCGCCCTGCTGACCACGCTGGTCCTGCTGTTCGGCTTCCAGGGCGAGCAGATCCTGGCGCAGCCACTGGTCATCCTGCTGCTGGCCGTGCCGATCCTGATCCAGGTCTATCTCAACGCGGGGCTGGCCTACTGGCTGTCCCGCCGGTTCGGCGTGGCCTGGTGCGTCGCCGCTCCGGCGGCGCTGATCGGGGCGTCGAACTTCTTCGAGCTGGCGGTGGCCGCCGCCATCAGCCTGTTCGGGCTGGGCTCCGGCGCCGCGCTGGCCACCGTGGTCGGCGTGCTGGTCGAGGTGCCGGTGATGCTGTCGGTGGTCCGGATCGTGAAGCGGACCCGTGGCTGGTACGAGCGCGGGGACACCGCCGGACAAGGGTAACGCGGCAGCCGCCACCCCCTCACCGCCGCGGGTCGAGGCCCTCGCGCAGCCCCTCGGCCAGCAGGTTGACGGCCAGCGCGACGGCGGCGACGGTGACGGTCGTCGCGGCGATCAGGTGGGGGGCGTCGCGCAGGGCGGCCAGCCCGTCGCGGATCAGGGTGCCCAGCGACACCGCCGGCTCCTGGATGCCCAGCCCCAGGCCGCTCAGCGTCGCCTCCGCCACCATGGCCGGGCCGATGGACAGGGCGGCGCGAATGGCCACCGGCCCGGCGACCGCCGGCAGCAGATGACGGCGGACGGTGTGCAGCGGCCCCGCGCCGAGGGCGGCGGAGGCCCGCACATGCTCGGCGGTCCGGTTCGACAGGGCCAGCGCCCGGCACCAGCGGACCTGCGAGGGCCACGCCGCCAGGGCGAGCGTCAGCACCATGGCCTCCGTGCCCGGCCCCAGCAGCGCGGACGCGACGATGGCGAGCGACAGCTCGGGAAAGCCGTGCAGCAGGTCGGCCAGCCGCAGGACCACGGCGTCCGTGCGCCCGCCAATCCAGCCCGCCACCCCGCCCGATGCGACGCCGAGCCCCACCGCCAGGGCGAGCGCCAGCCCGGCGATGGCGAAGGAGGTTCCCGTCCCGGCGATCAGCCGGGCGGCGACGTCGCGGCCCAGCCCGTCGCACCCCAGCGGATGGGCGGCGGACGGCCCGGCCCAGGCCTGCCCGAGATCCATGGCGGACGGGTCGAGCGGCAGCAGAAAGGCGGCCAGGGCCAGCGGCACCGCCAACGCCGCCGCGAGCAGCAACCCGGCGCGCCCGGCGAGGGAACGGACCGCGGTCACGGCGCCTCCGCAGCGTCGCGCAGCCGTGGATCGGCGAGGCCGATCAGCAGCTCGGCGGTCAGGCTGATGGCGACCTGCAGCAGGACGAAGACCAGGACGGCGGCCCCCGCCACCGTGTGGTCGCGGGCCAGCACCGCCTGGACGGTCAGCCGCCCGATCCCCGGCAGGGCGAAGACGCTTTCCACCGCCGCCGTGGTGGTGAGGATCGTCCCGGCCACCGAACCGACCGCCGCCGCCAGCGGCACCAGGGCGTTCGGCAGGGCGTGGCGCAGCAGAAGGGCGGCCCGGCCCAGCCCCTTGGCGCGGGCGGTGCGGATGAAGTCTCGTTCCAGCACCTCCATCAGCTGGGTCCGCGTCAGGCGGGCGATCATCGCCGCCGCCGGCAGGGCCAGCGCCGCCACCGCCCAGGGCGCGGTTCCGGACCCCGCCAGCATCAGCCACGTCGCCAGCGCCAGCGGCGGCACCGACAGGGCCAGCACCGATCCGATGGTGAGGGCCGTGCCCGGCCATGCCCGCCGGACATCGGCCGCGGCGAGCCCCAGCGCGAGGCCGAGGGGCAGGGCGAGCGCCGACGCGCCCGCCATCAGCCCCAGCGTCACCGGCAGGGCCTCGCCCAGCAGCGCCGTCACCGGAACGCCGCCGTAGCGCAGCGATTGGCCGAGGTCGCCGCGCAGCAGGCCCAGCGTGTAGGACAGGAATTGAACGGCCAGAGGCTGGTCCAGCCCGGCGTTTTCCCGCAGCCGGCGGATCATCTCCGGGTCCGCGGCGCGCCCATCGACCATCAGCATGACCGGGTCGCCGGGAAGGGCGTGGGACGCCAGGAAGCTCGCCAGCACGGCGGCTCCGGCCAGAAGAAGAAGACCGGGCAGGCGCCGGGTCAATCGCCAAGCCAATCGCCAATACAGACCGCGGCGGCCGGGCCGGCGTCCCGTCATGGCAAGCGGGCGGCGTGGTAGTCGGTCGTGCCGTCGGGCCGGATGACCACCCCGGTCACGCCCGGCCGCACCAGCGCCACGAACTGCGGCACCGGCAGCGGCAGCGCCACGGCCTGGTCCCGGAGCAGGGCTTCGGCCTCCCGGTAGAGCGCGTTGCGTGCGGCGGGGTCGGCGAGGCCGCGCGCCCGCTCCACGAGCCGGTCGAAGTCCGCGTTGCGCCAGTGGATGCGGTTGGTCGGGCTGGCGCTGTGCCACTGGGTGGCGAGCTGGTCCATGGGATCGGGGAAATCCGCCGTCCAGCCGTTGATGAACAGCGCCTCGCGCCCCTCGTTGATCGCCGCCACGAAGGCCGCCCGCTCCTGGATGCGCACGCCGACCGGAATTCCCAGCACCGCGGTCAACTGGGCGGCGAAATAGGTGGCCTCCTCGCGCACGTTGGGGCCACCGGCGATCTGGAGCGGCGGCAGGCCGCGTCCGCCGGCGTGGCCGGCCTCCGCCAGCAGGGCCTTGGCCCGGCCCGGATCGGTCGGGGGCAACGGCACCGCGTCGGGCTGGTAGCCACCCAGGCCGGGCGTGACGAATCCGTTCGTCAACTCCGCCCGCCCGGCGTGGAGTCCGTTGACCGTGGCGACCCGGTCCAGCGCGAGGCCGACCGCCTCGCGCACGCGCCGGTCGCGGAAGGGCGGGTACAGGTCCTGGTTCAGCGCGAGATGGCGGACCTGCGCGCGGGCGAAGGCCTTGATCTGCCCGTCGTAGCGCGGCTGGCGGACCACGGTGCGCACGGCGTTGTCGGGAAGCGGCGCGACGTCGAGGTCTCCGGCGTCGTAGCGCGCCAGCAGCGTGTTGATGTCGGGCAGCACCGCCAGCGCCACCGCGTCCACGGCGGGGGCGCCGCCCCAATAGGCGGCATGGGCCTCCAGACGCACGGACTCGCCGCGCCGCCAGGACGTGAGGCGGAACGGCCCGGTGCCGCCGGACGCCCGTTCGTGCCACGCCGGTCCGAACTCCGCCTCCATGCCGCGGTCGACGAACAGGAACGGGTAGAGCGGGAACAGCGCGTCGGGTTCGGTCAGCCGCACGACGAGCGTGTGGGGGTCGGGAATCGTGACGCCGGTCAGCGCGGCCGCTGTCCCCTGCTGCAGCGCCGCGGCCCCCTCGACGCCGCGCAGGTAGAAGGCGCTGTAGCCGGGCTGCGGCTTGCGCGTCAGATGCTGCTCCCAGGTCCACAGGACGTCGGCGGCGGTGAAGGCGCGCCCGGAATGGAACCGCGCGTCCGGGCGCAGGGTGAAGCGCCAGGTCCGTCCGCCGTCCGGCGTTTCCCAGCGGGTGGCCAGCGCCGGAACGGCGTTGCCGGCGGCGTCGATGGCGGTGAAGCCCTCATAGACCTGCCGCAGGACGCCCGACGAGACCAGTCCGGGAAAGACGAACGGATCGATCGTCGTCAGATCGTCGGACAGGCCGGCCCGCAAGGTTCCCGCCATGGCCGGAAACGCGGCGCTGCAAACGCCGGCCATGATGGCCAGAAGGGTCAGAAGCGTGCGGAGGGCGGCGGGCAGAGGCATGATGCGGGACGTTGTGGGGTGGTGACCGGGGAATGGCAAAACCAGACGCCCCTGCCTCCTTCACAGCCTCCGGCCAGAGCGGAGCCGGAAGCGCACCGGACGTCCGCCATATGTATGCATAAGAGGGCATCCATATCCAGGTAATCGCGCCGCCGGCGATGCGTTGGGAAGGATACCCGGATTCGATCAGGCGCGCGACCCGAAATGCCAACAGATCGTCGTCACCTGCCGCACGATCCCCGCCTGGTTGCGCAGCCCGGTCTTGCCCAGGATCGACGAGACCTGATTGTAGACGGTGCGCCGCTCCACCCCGCGGTCCTCGGCGATCTCGTCGACGCTCCGGCCGGAGCACAGGGCCAGCGCGATCTCGGCTTCCGAGGTGGTGATCTGGAGAAGCTCGGCGACGGCGCGCGCCGACACGGTGGGCAGCACATCCGGATCGACCAGCGTGAGAAGAAGGATGCCGTTCATCGGGCCGCCGCTCCCGACGCTCTGGGCGGGCGGCTCCGACAGAGTGGCGAAGTAGGGCGACGGCTGGTCCAGGCGCGACACGCGCAGCGTGATCGGCGTGCGGGTGCGGCGGCGGAAGAAGCCGGCGGCCCGCTTGCCCAGCTCCGCCTGCTCGGTCGGGGCGCCGGGGATGCACAGCCGTCCGCCGACGATGGACAGCCCGTCCCCCCGCGACAGGATGGAGGCGAAGGACGGGTTGCCGTCGATGACCTGGCAGCGCGGCGTCAGCAGCGCCGCCGGATAGGGCAGGGCGTCGAGAAGCCGGACGACGAAGGCGGGCTGGGCCGGTTGCGGAAGGGCGCCGCTGCCGTTGAGGGAGATCAGGCTGTCGAAGCCACCCCGGACGCTTTCCTGGACGTTGCTGGTGACGTCGCGCCGGATCTGGTACCACCAGCCGTCCGTGTCATCCAACCTTTCGTAGGTGATCTGGATGACCCGCCCGTCGGAATGAAGCGTGAAAGACTGCCAGAACCGGTTGAACCGGCGCAGATTTTCGGCATAGCCGATCCACCGGTCCGGATCGGAATAGATGGTGTCCGAACCGAATTTCTTGTGCTTTACGCATTCCCACACGATGTCGCGGAAGGTGACCGACCGCGAATAGTCGATGAAGGGATAGATGGTCTTCTGCTTGTCGTTGGTCGCCAGCAGCGTGTCGCTCTTGTCGAAGATGGCGAGCCCGGCGTTCATGTCCCTGGCGCGGCCGGAAAGATCGTGGACCAGATCAGACATCAATCCCTCCTCTTTCTCTCGCTGCCGGGGGTGAGGGGTACCCCCCTGAACGGGGCCTTGACCGCCGTTCAGGGGGGCGTCGCGAAGCGCGCTGCCGTTCGAACGAATTTAGCAGAAAACCGGCCGTATCATGCAACGCTCAATACGATGGTATGACGCTCAGGCCGCCTCGACCGTGAGGAAGCAGCCGGCGAGTTCCTCCGTCCGCAGCTCCACGCCGAGCGTCGCCCGGAAAGCGTCCTGGGTGTTGGCGACGGCCTTCTGCCACGCGGCGGCGTCGGGAGCGTCCGGGTGATGATGGACGCGGGCGCCGACCAGCCGCATCATGTCCGCCTCGTAGCGGTCCATGAACAGGATGTGCTCGTGCCACGCCGCGTCCGCCGCCTTCGTCGGCACCAGGATCAGGTTCGGCTTGGCCGCCACCACGACGAGGAACTGGCGGTAGGCCTCGACCGAGTCCGTGGCCTGCTCCGGCGTGTAGCCGGCCATCTCGAGCCGCTTGTTGATGAAGGAGAGGTCGAGGTTCGCCGGCTGCACGGACAGGACGCGTTCGCTGTTGTCGTTCATTCTCGATGATCCTTTCAGAAGGGAATGAGGTTCACTGCGGTCCTCAAGGGCCTCCGCCCGATGACGCCGGCCGGTGCGCTGCGGCAGAAGGGGGGCCGCCGGCATGTCCGGTCCGATCGAGAGGGAGGCTGGCGGCGTCCCGACGGCCGTCGCCTGCGTATGGCGTCGGTCGGCATGGTCCGGCAGCGCGCCGGGGGAAACCGCCAAGGCTGCGTTCGTGTGCGCAACGCGCCCCGTTAGCTCC is from Azospirillum sp. TSH58 and encodes:
- a CDS encoding GntR family transcriptional regulator, whose amino-acid sequence is MKAAVRPASVRPSAAEGPRFQEILDALRADIADGRVGVGERLPTEQELCLRFSASRYTVREALRRLQDLGLIARRQGSGSVVTAARPDGRFHNTLSSLAEIGQYASSTRLEVLAVEKILVEGRTAELLRSPPDTPWVRVVALRRQPGERTPLCYTEVFLPAAFDDVAQAIGTFPVAVYAVLESRYGLRIEEVVQSIEATSADANLASRLSVEVGTPILVVIRHYLDAEGNALEVAVSSHAAGRYRYEMTLQRSG
- a CDS encoding amidase; the encoded protein is MTDPTSLTLTDAARAVRDGALRAEALADACLDRIARLNPTLNAFLSVEPEEALAAARAADAEARAGRLRGPLHGVPLAHKDMFYRAGKRCTCGSPTIRGDFRPERTATVLERLDAAGAVTLGTLHMAEFAMGPTGHNAHLGRCRNPWDPERITGGSSSGSGAAVAGRLAFGSLGSDTGGSVRLPAALCGVVGLKPTQGATPMDGVMPLSESLDCVGPLARSAEDAATLFSVITGRTDAADAIGQGVEGLRLGIPRQFYYDGLDPAVAAALERARAVLERAGARVVEVDIPDHEPYGDLANLVFTPEAAAVHAPWLRERPQDYGPQVRARLLQGLMVPAASYLQAKQLRALHLRAMIDGPFAQCDALFVPALRSRVPTAAQTDVGAGPAMAAVVAGVAALTRPVSYLGLPALVTPAGFDPDGMPIAMQLIARPQAEATLLRIADAYERAAGWLRRVPQTQAFS
- a CDS encoding TRAP transporter small permease, translating into MTSVSPHTQAAASPADAASSPGRGLPGWWSFIEDRILLNVATILMMAAIGFMFYEASSRSLLSESHWWAEELVRFLVVWSVLLSLGVGTRHGHYIRMDLLLNMMPHRVRLAFAWLNSLIGLAFSVLLVIAGYQEVTHLQAIGMFTESNLDLPLWTVRLVLPLGGVLYGFAFVGNIILLLRGHDPDPPAEGENL
- a CDS encoding TRAP transporter large permease produces the protein MTTIIAVVSLLFFVAAGVHIALALGVIAVGLLTFNFNIPVVLVAQMAWDSVDKYALVCIPFFIFAGNLMSRGNLALVILELVGTIIRYFRGGIALALAMSSVFFAAVNGSSVACAVALGPAAVKLMPKEGYPPRFAASLVAVCGTLGLMIPPSLTFILIGSIVGLPITDLFIAGIVPGLFEAFLLAVTTLIVSRLKGYGHVGERPDWKGFGQRLPGAAGALMMPVLIIGTIYMGWFTPTEVSALAAIYAVVLVTVVYRTANLVAVWETARESVLQTVMIYGVLLGSGLLTAVLTRLGLSAELTAMLKEAQVSPFEFLLAVNLLLLVIGMFLDGVSMIVLLAPILFPMAQAVGVNPIHFAVIMTALVEVATLTPPVGLNLFVMSRITKMPLHSIVKGVLPFYGMRVVALVAINAFPALSLVLLT
- a CDS encoding GntR family transcriptional regulator, translating into MSEEADSLKDSSGAAERAETPLYQEIVRTLLEEIDAGTYAVGDRLPTEQELCSRFAVSRHTVREALRRLQEMGYILRRQGSGSVLAARRADGRFVNSISSLDELVQYATSTRLEILSVDRIIVEEELAGRLGCRPDTQWFRVSALRRTRETSEPFSYVEVYIDAAFSDVVRNLEVVQYAIYTVLEQRYGVRIAEVMQDIEAAPASLNVASRLHVPPQSPILVITRRYFTDDGRLVEIAVNTHPGAGFRYTMSLQRR
- a CDS encoding helix-turn-helix transcriptional regulator; this translates as MNVKDVIAGLGALAQEHRLAAFRELVQQGPDGLPAGVLAERLGLAPATLSFHLSQLSNAGLVASRRQGRLIIYSVDVGRFQALLGFLTENCCQGNADLCQPRPGGGCPAGD
- the arsC gene encoding arsenate reductase (glutaredoxin) (This arsenate reductase requires both glutathione and glutaredoxin to convert arsenate to arsenite, after which the efflux transporter formed by ArsA and ArsB can extrude the arsenite from the cell, providing resistance.); protein product: MTAITIYHNPDCGTSRNTLALIRNSGAEPAVIEYLKTPPSRAELADLIRRMGVPVRAVLREKGTPYAELGLDDPTLDDDRILDAMIAHPILINRPIVVTPLGVRLCRPSELVLDILPDPQRGAFAKEDGEAVVDGAGRRIGQARRGDGPA
- the arsB gene encoding ACR3 family arsenite efflux transporter, which codes for MGLFERYLSVWVALCIVAGIALGSVAPGLFRAIAAAELAQVNLPVAVLIWLMIVPMLLKIDLGALGRVREHWRGVGVTLFINWAVKPFSMALLGSLFIGHLFAPLLPQDQIPSYIAGLILLAAAPCTAMVFVWSNLCEGEPHYTLSQVALNDLIMVFAFAPLVGLLLGVASITVPWGTLLLSVLLYIVIPVVAAQLWRRALLASGGEGALQRTLGVLQPLSLLALLTTLVLLFGFQGEQILAQPLVILLLAVPILIQVYLNAGLAYWLSRRFGVAWCVAAPAALIGASNFFELAVAAAISLFGLGSGAALATVVGVLVEVPVMLSVVRIVKRTRGWYERGDTAGQG
- a CDS encoding ABC transporter permease, which translates into the protein MTAVRSLAGRAGLLLAAALAVPLALAAFLLPLDPSAMDLGQAWAGPSAAHPLGCDGLGRDVAARLIAGTGTSFAIAGLALALAVGLGVASGGVAGWIGGRTDAVVLRLADLLHGFPELSLAIVASALLGPGTEAMVLTLALAAWPSQVRWCRALALSNRTAEHVRASAALGAGPLHTVRRHLLPAVAGPVAIRAALSIGPAMVAEATLSGLGLGIQEPAVSLGTLIRDGLAALRDAPHLIAATTVTVAAVALAVNLLAEGLREGLDPRR